One genomic segment of Pseudoalteromonas sp. GCY includes these proteins:
- a CDS encoding helix-turn-helix transcriptional regulator, whose translation MEMQINKQLIKSKRVERAWSQSELAQVSGLSLRTIQRIEKSGTASLESIKALAAVYEVKVMEIQLKPESKGTKLTRKAAVFFAGTAVMAASVFTLTASAKPVMVDLMLTSQGQTLADVQVLNEEGAFSEIVFSDKLKIRLTSKIEQENQVKIVTEIYSLSSEGQVLIASPSVTVQHQKQAEVHFDDYQLSLSPNL comes from the coding sequence ATGGAAATGCAAATAAATAAACAACTTATAAAATCGAAAAGAGTAGAGCGGGCGTGGAGTCAATCCGAATTGGCACAGGTTTCTGGGCTAAGCCTGCGAACCATACAACGTATCGAAAAGTCAGGGACGGCATCGCTCGAGTCGATAAAAGCACTTGCTGCGGTTTATGAAGTTAAGGTGATGGAAATTCAACTTAAGCCTGAGTCAAAAGGTACCAAATTAACACGCAAAGCTGCGGTATTTTTTGCAGGTACTGCTGTGATGGCTGCAAGTGTTTTTACCTTAACGGCGTCAGCTAAGCCCGTGATGGTTGACCTTATGCTAACCTCTCAGGGACAAACGCTGGCTGATGTTCAGGTTTTGAATGAAGAAGGCGCATTCAGCGAGATTGTATTTTCAGATAAGCTAAAAATTCGCCTCACCTCAAAAATTGAACAAGAAAACCAAGTGAAAATAGTGACCGAGATTTACAGCTTATCTTCTGAGGGTCAAGTTCTTATCGCTTCCCCTAGCGTTACGGTTCAACATCAAAAACAGGCTGAAGTACACTTTGATGATTATCAACTCTCGTTGTCACCAAATCTGTAA
- a CDS encoding GNAT family N-acetyltransferase, translating into MIQKLNNRDVSMAREIFNVFQRSYKIEAELIGASYFPPLSRTIEDICGATSHFYGYFENQNLAAVIEIVIFEKTLEIDSLTVDPSYFRKGIAGKLLHFALTEFDAAKVIVETATANAPAIALYQKYGFVEYKRWLPGHGIEKVALAVDVCSQHSKY; encoded by the coding sequence ATGATCCAAAAATTAAACAATCGCGATGTGTCGATGGCGAGAGAAATTTTCAATGTATTTCAACGCTCATACAAAATAGAAGCTGAGTTAATTGGGGCGAGTTATTTTCCGCCTTTATCTCGAACGATAGAAGATATATGCGGTGCGACGAGTCACTTTTATGGATATTTTGAAAATCAAAATCTTGCCGCTGTCATTGAAATTGTCATTTTTGAGAAAACGCTAGAAATAGATAGCCTGACCGTTGATCCCAGTTATTTTCGCAAAGGGATTGCGGGTAAATTACTACATTTTGCTTTAACTGAGTTTGATGCTGCAAAAGTGATTGTTGAAACTGCAACGGCAAACGCGCCCGCTATTGCACTCTACCAAAAATACGGTTTTGTTGAATACAAACGCTGGTTGCCCGGACATGGCATTGAGAAAGTAGCACTGGCGGTGGATGTTTGTAGCCAGCACTCAAAATATTAG